In Nematostella vectensis chromosome 2, jaNemVect1.1, whole genome shotgun sequence, one genomic interval encodes:
- the LOC5515741 gene encoding uncharacterized protein LOC5515741, whose product MSRDKKLFFVLLLVAVAIVVFFSQTSLPDFMKTSHGKIARSSDDQMDSVVTSQIDKRALFKVSTKEQTHASMKTQADDGLTSEETEIEKAVDAEWQSVVQTRNTTMNPTTIQPISAAITGKAILNGVLGNLGDAYGGVSSGSRCDNIGLRKYRKHKEKPKCVAHMAQAKYCKLAHEAYKTHKKPLTCADRIDKSFCVFRDSWRESKETRVALDCDVSPCGGNPVYVLNIDPIYGILEPVDKWYEFSSAAELQDFLPDYVIKTSMTGSSFCFLRCKSKLTSNRIIKQILLYPPVMPRLNRTKSQLLNFNVIVLDSVSRAHFYRLLPKSVDVMRSLAKEETVAMLDFELLQNTSPSTLSDIKAFMSGEKTYAKSYNTDTLYGQLKKKGYFTLVQEDSCWYDKHGCLLIDYSQRNSTPSTWSEFAQWYDAFTDQVGALHIDDLGLMPSACEVYQQYGTTNQIDKPRRVCFGGKVYADYYFDYARKVFDAQRDSGGITPVFAYTRLGTGNEVTGSRIKQIDTSLARFLQDMATKSSTLTMILSTHGPKNTKYALHTMEGRSEIYDSLLYMIVPENAAEILGRERMEALVTNQKRLVTTMELHYAIVSTLTHVGAVKEGVFRVIPDRTCADISIKSFAICKCEGWEKHFTDNHESFAWLAERALGKINNVVQKKFMKTHRAGGYGQCQRLVGHSFEKIHRRKEKNHYIVTMDLVVVPDFQIFEVQIKYPLRFRVHRNAVGITGLRRVSTFNHYAQCVDTSVPTDMCVCNSRRKTKKRKHPWDWLVVDTRQQIMAIINRSRMFGVKTNVEDLHASCLMLLSRKHGARIVVFELANACDDRKYEVRMIGKSKGVSVTSRDLPFSLTLKPLTVHFLFSVYHVKRPYGFFLKTSYSAYIRSSE is encoded by the exons CTCTTCTTTGTGCTATTACTTGTTGCTGTAGCAATTGTTGTGTTCTTCTCTCAAACAAGCCTCCCTGACTTCATGAAAACTTCGCATGGCAAAATCGCAAGATCTAGTG ATGACCAGATGGATTCTGTCGTTACATCACAGATTGATAAGCGCGCTCTGTTCAAAGTGTCCACGAAAGAACAAACACATGCAAGTATGAAGACACAAGCTGATGATGGTTTAACCAGCGAGGAGACTGAGATCGAGAAGGCTGTCGATGCCGAGTGGCAATCAGTTGTGCAGACTAGAAACACGACGATGAACCCGACTACAATCCAACCGATCAGCGCAGCAATTACTGGAAAAGCAATATTAAACGGCGTGTTGGGAAATTTAGGTGATGCGTACGGTGGAGTGTCCAGTGGGAGTAGATGTGACAATATTGGGCTGCGCAAATATcgcaagcacaaagaaaagcCAAAATGCGTCGCCCACATGGCTCAAGCTAAATATTGTAAGCTGGCACATGAAGCTTACAAAACGCATAAGAAGCCGTTGACGTGCGCAGATCGGATTGATAAGTCGTTCTGTGTGTTTCGTGATTCATGGCGAGAATCCAAGGAAACCAGGGTAGCACTTGACTGCGATGTGTCACCCTGTGGGGGAAACCCGGTTTATGTGTTAAACATAGATCCTATATACGGGATTCTAGAACCCGTAGATAAGTGGTACGAGTTTTCGTCTGCGGCGGAGCTACAGGACTTTTTACCGGACTACGTCATCAAGACTTCAATGACCGGTTCAAGCTTTTGCTTTCTTCGTTGCAAAAGTAAGCTCACAAGTAATCGAATAATCAAGCAAATCTTATTGTACCCTCCAGTAATGCCGCGGCTCAATAGAACCAAGTCTCAGCTACTGAACTTTAATGTAATTGTGCTCGATTCTGTGTCTCGGGCTCATTTTTACCGTTTGCTGCCAAAGTCGGTAGATGTTATGAGATCGTTGGCCAAAGAGGAGACTGTGGCTATGCTGGACTTTGAACTTCTCCAAAACACGTCTCCCTCTACTTTGAGTGACATCAAGGCTTTCATGTCCGGGGAGAAAACTTATGCCAAATCTTATAACACTGACACACTCTACGGCCAACTTAAGAAGAAAGGTTACTTTACACTTGTACAGGAAGACAGCTGCTGGTACGATAAGCACGGCTGCCTGCTCATTGATTATAGCCAACGAAATAGTACCCCCTCTACATGGTCGGAGTTCGCACAGTGGTACGACGCGTTTACGGACCAAGTCGGTGCCTTGCACATCGACGACCTTGGCCTAATGCCCAGTGCGTGTGAAGTATACCAGCAGTATGGCACGACAAATCAGATTGATAAGCCGCGCAGGGTTTGCTTCGGTGGAAAGGTGTACGCGgattattattttgattaCGCGAGGAAGGTGTTTGATGCGCAAAGGGATTCAGGGGGAATTACTCCGGTATTTGCGTACACACGTCTTGGTACGGGGAATGAGGTAACAGGGTCACGTATCAAGCAAATTGACACAAGCCTTGCGAGGTTTCTTCAAGACATGGCTACAAAGAGTAGCACCCTGACCATGATCCTCTCCACCCATGGCCCCAAGAACACGAAATATGCACTACACACAATGGAAGGTCGATCGGAGATTTATGACTCGCTCTTGTATATGATAGTCCCTGAGAATGCTGCAGAGATTTTAGGAAGAGAGAGAATGGAAGCTTTGGTCACGAACCAAAAGCGGTTAGTCACAACGATGGAGCTTCACTATGCTATAGTTTCCACCTTGACCCATGTGGGAGCCGTTAAAGAAGGCGTTTTTCGGGTCATACCGGATCGCACATGCGCAGACATATCGATCAAATCTTTCGCAATTTGTAAGTGCGAGGGTTGGGAGAAGCATTTCACTGATAACCACGAGTCGTTTGCGTGGCTTGCGGAGCGTGCACTTGGGAAAATCAATAATGTTGTACAGAAGAAATTCATGAAAACTCACAGAGCTGGTGGCTATGGTCAATGTCAAAGATTAGTTGGTCACAGTTTTGAAAAAATCCACCGGcgaaaagagaaaaatcatTACATAGTTACCATGGATTTAGTAGTCGTCCCTGACTTCCAGATCTTTGAGGTCCAGATTAAGTACCCGCTGAGATTTCGTGTTCATAGGAACGCTGTTGGGATCACAGGCTTGCGGCGAGTGAGTACTTTTAATCATTATGCGCAATGCGTCGACACAAGTGTACCAACCGATATGTGCGTCTGCAACTCACggagaaaaacaaagaaacgTAAGCACCCCTGGGATTGGCTAGTCGTGGACACGAGACAGCAAATCATGGCCATTATAAACAGAAGTAGAATGTTTGGTGTGAAAACTAATGTGGAAGATTTGCATGCGTCATGCTTGATGCTTCTCTCTCGAAAACATGGCGCTCGTATTGTGGTGTTCGAGCTAGCAAACGCTTGTGACGACCGGAAGTACGAAGTGCGCATGATCGGAAAAAGTAAAGGTGTCTCTGTAACATCGCGTGACCTACCTTTCTCGCTGACGCTAAAGCCATTAACGGTGCATTTTTTGTTTAGTGTTTATCATGTGAAGAGGCCGTACggtttctttttaaaaacttCTTATTCTGCTTACATAAGGAGCAGTGAGTAG